The following DNA comes from Paenibacillus crassostreae.
CATATACTTCATCTTTGTAAATAACAAACTGTATGTTGACAAGTCCAATCGTCTTCAATTCTTTGGCTACTTTTATCGTGATGTTCACGATTTTCTCTTTCAGATGCTCTTCTAAATGTTGCGGTGGATAGACAGCAATCGAATCTCCTGAGTGAACCCCAGCGCGTTCGATATGCTCCATTATTCCTGGAATTAATACCGTCTCACCATCACAGATCGCATCAACTTCTACTTCTTTACCAAGCATATATCTATCAATAAGTACGGGATGTTCTGGATTAATCTTCACTGCATACTCCATGTAATTCAACAGTTCTTCATCAGAATATACAATTTCCATTGCACGTCCACCTAGTACATAAGAAGGACGAACTAATACAGGGTATCCAATCTTATCTGCAGTTGCAACGGCTTCATCGACAGAAATTACTGTTTTACCATTCGGTTGAGCTACATCCAGACGGGTAAGTAACGCTTCAAATTTCTTACGATCTTCGGCTTCATCAATGCTTGCTAGACTAGTACCCAAGATATTCACACCAGCGGCACTCAATGGTGCTGCTAAGTTAATTGCCGTCTGTCCTCCGAATTGTACAATTACACCAACTGGCTTCTCCTGCTCAATAACATTCATAACATCTTCGAAGAATAAAGGTTCAAAATATAGTCGATCCGATGTATTGAAGTCCGTGGATACCGTTTCAGGGTTATTGTTGATAATAACAGCCTCGTAGCCTGCCTTTTGAATAGCCCATACAGCATGCACAGTTGAATAGTCGAATTCAATCCCTTGCCCGATACGAATCGGTCCTGATCCTAAGACCAGAATTTTTTCCTTCGATGATTGAATAACTTCATTCTCGGTCTCATAAGTGGAGTAGTAATAAGGTGTGGACGCTTCGAATTCTGCCGCGCAAGTATCCACCATTTTGTACACTGGACGAAGGTTATGATTTAATCTAAAATCACGTACTTCTACTTCAGATGTATGATGTTTAGTTGACGTATTCTGTTTACGAATCTCAGCGATAGATTTGTCAGTAAATCCAAGTCTTTTCGCTTGATACAAAGTCTCATAAGTAAGTGTTTCTTCTTCTTGAATACGAGTCTCAAACTTAATGATCCCCTCAAGTTTGTCAAGGAACCACCAATCCACTTGTGTTAAATCTTGAATTTGTTGCAGTGTATAACCACGACGGAAAGCTTCGGCGATGAGGAAGATACGCTCGTCATCTGGTTTCTCAAGACGCTCATTCAGAACATCTTCAGTTAGTAACTCTGTTCCCTCTAGATTAAAGCGGTGAACACCGATCTCTAATGAACGAACAGCTTTATGAATGGACTCCTCGAAAGTACGGCCGATAGCCATAATTTCTCCAGTTGCCTTCATTTGTGTTCCTAACTTACGGTTCGCATGAACGAATTTATCGAAAGGCCAACGTGGAATTTTACTTACGATATAATCCAATGCAGGTTCAAAGCAAGCATATGTTTGTCCTGTTACAGGGTTAATAATTTCATCTAAGGTGTATCCCATCGCAATTTTTGCTGCCATTTTGGCAATAGGATACCCTGTCGCTTTGGAAGCCAGTGCAGATGAACGACTCACACGTGGGTTTACTTCAATGACATAATATTGAAAACTATGAGGATCTAATGCAAATTGTACGTTACATCCACCTTCAATATTCAGTGCACGAATAATTTTGAGTGAAGCCGATCTTAGCATTTGATATTCACGGTCAGATAATGTCTGGCTAGGTGCTACAACAATACTATCACCAGTATGCACGCCTACAGGATCGAAATTCTCCATGTTACATACCACGATACAGTTATCATTGGCATCACGCATAACTTCGTATTCTACTTCTTTAAGTCCTGCAATACTCTTCTCAATCAGACATTGTCCGATAGGACTATAGCGAATACCAGATACGACGGTCTCACGAAGTTCTTCTTCTGTTGCACAGATTCCTCCTCCTGTACCACCAAGTGTATATGCAGGACGAACGATTAGTGGATATCCGATCTCAGTTGCGAACTCAAGCGCCTCTTCTAAAGTAGTTACAATAGAACTCTCAGGTACAGGTTGTTCAAGCTCATTCATTAAGTCTCTGAATAGATCACGATCCTCAGCTTTTTCAATCGATTCTAGCTGTGTTCCTAACAACTTCACATTCTCTTGTTCAAGAACACCTGCGCGTGCTAATTCAACTGCCATGTTAAGCCCCGTCTGACCACCAAGTGTTGGCAGCAACCCATCTGGACGTTCTTGACGAATAATCTGTGTAACAAATTCTAATGTAATAGGTTCGATATACACTTTATCAGCCATATTCGTATCCGTCATAATCGTTGCCGGGTTACTATTGATCAGAATAACCTCGATACCTTCTTCTTTCAAAGCTTGACAAGCTTGTGTTCCTGCATAGTCAAATTCAGCTGCTTGACCAATGACGATTGGGCCTGATCCGATCACAAGTATTTTCTTTAGTTCATTATTTTTAGGCATGTTGTAGAGCTCCTTTCACGCTTGCAGCTAATTCAGCTTGACGCGGTTTAGCAGGGTGATTTAATTTATGATCCGCGATCATTTTGAGAAATTGGTCGAACAAATAGCTACTTTCTTCTGGCCCAGGTGACGCTTCCGGATGATACTGTACAGAAAATGCCGGATGAATACGATGTTTCAATCCTTCAACTGTCTTATCATTATTGTTGATATGTGTGATTTCTAAATCTGTTCCTTTTATTGATTCTTCATTTACGGCATAACCATGATTCTGTGATGTTATGAAGCAACGATTTGTCGCTAAATCCTTCACAGGATGATTCCCCCCGCGGTGTCCGAATTTCAATTTCTCCGTATCCGCACCTGATGCTAAAGCAAATAGTTGATGTCCAAGACAGATTCCAAAGATCGGATATTCTCCAATCAACTGGGACACAGTACGTATCGCTTCTGGAACATCCTTCGGATCCCCAGGTCCATTAGATAACAGCACTCCATCAGGACGCAAATGACGGATTTGTTCAGCTGTAGTGTCATGTGGTACCACGATCACATCACAATGACGAGTATTAAGTTCACGCAGTATCCCATTTTTCGCTCCGAAATCCACTAATACGATCCGCTCTTTCGTCCCAGGACTAGTGTAAATATTCTTAGTTGAGGTAATAGCTACCTGATTTCTTAAAATTTCACTACCAATTAATCTTTCTTGCAATTCCTCAACGGAAGCTGCCGAAGTGGTTAGAATCCCTCTCATTGTACCGTGGCTACGAATCATTCGAGTTAACATACGAGTATCAATATCACTGATTCCAACAATTCCATGTTCTTTCAAAAGTGCATCTAAGCTATACTCTGCACGCCAGTTACTTGGAATTGGTTCATGGCGACGTACAACGAATCCATGAATAAAAGGTGCATAAGATTCGAAATCATCGCGTGTAATTCCATAATTACCAATCAAGGGTTGTGTCATCGTTACAATCTGTCCACAGTATGACGGATCAGATAGTACTTCTTGATACCCTGTAATACCTGTATTAAAAACAACCTCACCTGTAGATTCACCATCTGCACCAAATGCCAACCCGGTAAATAGTGTACCATTCTCTAATAATAATCTTGCCTGCATTCTATTCCACTCCTTCTGTCATTTGCTCAAGTTCTATATATATCAGCTAATCTTATCGATTCACGTTGTGTAATACTTCAATCTTACTCTGACCAGACAAGCTTTCCATCAACCCAAGTCTTCACTGGCCATCCCTTTAGATTCCAGCCTGCAAAAGGAGTATTATGACCCTTAGATAGAAATTGTTCTGGATCAACACTCTTCTCAGCATCTAGATCAATCATCGTTAGGTCAGCTGGTCTACCCGCTTCAAGTAATCCTGAATTCAGACCAAAGACTTTTGCAGGATCAGCAGTCATTCTTTGTACTAAGAAAGATAAATCCCATAACCCAGTTTCTACAAATTTCGTATATAGAAGAGGGAAGGCAGTCTCAAATCCGACAATACCAAACGGTGCAAGTTCCATCCCTTTAGCTTTCTCTTCAGCGCTATGAGGTGCATGATCTGTCACGATGATATCAAGTGTTCCATCAAGCAACCCTTCAATACAAGCCTCAACATCTCGTTTCGAACGAAGAGGAGGATTCATTTTCCAATTGGCGTCCAATCCAGGGATATCTTCTTCTGAGAGAACCAAATGATGTGGACATACTTCGGCAGTCACATGAATTCCTATTGATTTCGCTTGCCGGATTAATCGAACTGATTGTTCTGTACTCACATGGCAGACATGATAATGAACACCTGTTGCTTCTGCTAGCAGAATGTCGCGACCCACATGAATGGCTTCCGATTCATTCGGGATCCCTTTTAGACCATGTTTCTTCGCAAACTCACCTTCTGCAACACAAGCTCCAACAACGAGTGAATCGTCTTCACAATGGGCAATAACAGGCATTTGTAGACCTGCCGCAATTTTCATAGCATCCTTCATCATTTGCGCATTTTGTACACCTACACCATCATCTGTAAAACCAATGGCACCCGCTTCTTTTAATGCTGCGAAATCCGTTAGTTCACGTCCAAGTTCGTTCTTAGTTATAGCTGCATAAGGTAGGACTTTAACAATTCCTGCCTGATTGGCCTTTTCAAGAATAAGCTTAATGACATCAGGATGATCCGTTACTGGTCTTGTATTAGGCATACAAGCAATCGTTGTAAATCCACCCTTGGCAGCTGAACGACTTCCACTTTCAATTGTTTCTTTATGTTCGAAGCCTGGTTCACGTAAATGCACATGCATATCGATAAAACCTGGAGTAATTAGTTTTCCTTCTGCATCAATGATGTCTGATGCACCATCCTGAATATCCGACAATTTCACCTGAGCATCGACTAGAGATTTAATGACGCCATCCTGTAGTAGAATATGTTTTTTTTCTAAATTCCCTTGATGATCAAGAACACTCGCATTTGCAATAATGGTTAACATGACTACCTCCGCTCATTGATTGCGCACTTTGGCTTCAATCTATTGTATAATAAAAATTCATATTTGTGTATATTTATTAATAAAATCGTGATATTTTATCAGCCTAACCCCTTATAGCCCGCTCCATAACCGCCATCCTAATCGGTACGCCGTTACTCATTTGCGGGAATATCATCGATTGAGCACTTTCCACAACCGCATCATCTATCTCTACATTCCGATTCACCGGAGCTGGATGCATAATAATCGTATCCTTAGAGAGCTTGGCTGCTCTTGCTTCAGTAAGGCCATACTGTTCTCTATAGTTTTCTGCTGACTTCAGCAATCCAGTGGCATGGCGCTCTAATTGTACTCTTAGCATCATTACAACATCGGAGTGCATAGCTTCATCCATCGTGACATATGGAGCATATTGTGCAAGCTCAGGTGCTGCCATACTTTCTGGTGCACAGAAGTTAACATGAGCCCCAAACTTCTGTAACGCCCACAGATTTGATCTTGCGACACGACTATGGCGAATATCGCCGATAATAGATACTTTCAATCCTTTTAGTTCACCGAACTTCTTACGCATTGTATATATATCAAGTAAAGCTTGGGTTGGGTGTTCGTTACTTCCATCTCCAGCATTGATTAATGGAACCTTTACTGTTTCCGCTAACTTCTGTAGAACTCCATCTGGCTTCATGCGTATGACACCTGCATCAATCCCCATCGATTCAAGTGTTCGCACCGTATCATAGATGGATTCTCCTTTTTCCACACTAGAGGCTGCGGCAGAAAAGTTCAGTACTTGTGCTCCAAGACGTTTCTCCGCCATTTCAAAGGAAAACCTTGTTCTTGTACTATTCTCAAAAAACATATTAGCTACAAAATACGAGCTTAGAATCGGAGTAACCTTCTCTTCCTGTGCTTCCCAGTATGCCGCTCTATCCAGAATCGAGCCAATTTCATTTCTGCTGATATCTTTAAGTCCAAGTAAGCTGCGGTCCTTGAGATTAATAGTGCTCATCATGTCTACCGCTCCTCCCTATTCTGCGAGATTGTTACTTGATCTTTTCCATCAAACTCTATTAGTGCAACTTCAATCTCTTCCTGATTAGAAGTCGGTACGTTC
Coding sequences within:
- the carB gene encoding carbamoyl-phosphate synthase large subunit; protein product: MPKNNELKKILVIGSGPIVIGQAAEFDYAGTQACQALKEEGIEVILINSNPATIMTDTNMADKVYIEPITLEFVTQIIRQERPDGLLPTLGGQTGLNMAVELARAGVLEQENVKLLGTQLESIEKAEDRDLFRDLMNELEQPVPESSIVTTLEEALEFATEIGYPLIVRPAYTLGGTGGGICATEEELRETVVSGIRYSPIGQCLIEKSIAGLKEVEYEVMRDANDNCIVVCNMENFDPVGVHTGDSIVVAPSQTLSDREYQMLRSASLKIIRALNIEGGCNVQFALDPHSFQYYVIEVNPRVSRSSALASKATGYPIAKMAAKIAMGYTLDEIINPVTGQTYACFEPALDYIVSKIPRWPFDKFVHANRKLGTQMKATGEIMAIGRTFEESIHKAVRSLEIGVHRFNLEGTELLTEDVLNERLEKPDDERIFLIAEAFRRGYTLQQIQDLTQVDWWFLDKLEGIIKFETRIQEEETLTYETLYQAKRLGFTDKSIAEIRKQNTSTKHHTSEVEVRDFRLNHNLRPVYKMVDTCAAEFEASTPYYYSTYETENEVIQSSKEKILVLGSGPIRIGQGIEFDYSTVHAVWAIQKAGYEAVIINNNPETVSTDFNTSDRLYFEPLFFEDVMNVIEQEKPVGVIVQFGGQTAINLAAPLSAAGVNILGTSLASIDEAEDRKKFEALLTRLDVAQPNGKTVISVDEAVATADKIGYPVLVRPSYVLGGRAMEIVYSDEELLNYMEYAVKINPEHPVLIDRYMLGKEVEVDAICDGETVLIPGIMEHIERAGVHSGDSIAVYPPQHLEEHLKEKIVNITIKVAKELKTIGLVNIQFVIYKDEVYVIEVNPRSSRTVPFLSKVTTIPMANLAMQAILGKKLKDLGYQEGLWPESKYVSVKVPVFSFAKLRRVDTTLGPEMKSTGEVMGRDLQYAKALYKGLIGAGMKIPSTGSIIVTVADKDKDEAVELMTGFKRLGYKIYATGGTADALNAAGLDVTTVHKLSEGTPNILDLIRTGEASFVFNTLTKGKLPQRDGFRIRREAVENGIVCMTSLDTVRALLIMLDTINFSSQAMPSFIGQ
- the carA gene encoding glutamine-hydrolyzing carbamoyl-phosphate synthase small subunit is translated as MQARLLLENGTLFTGLAFGADGESTGEVVFNTGITGYQEVLSDPSYCGQIVTMTQPLIGNYGITRDDFESYAPFIHGFVVRRHEPIPSNWRAEYSLDALLKEHGIVGISDIDTRMLTRMIRSHGTMRGILTTSAASVEELQERLIGSEILRNQVAITSTKNIYTSPGTKERIVLVDFGAKNGILRELNTRHCDVIVVPHDTTAEQIRHLRPDGVLLSNGPGDPKDVPEAIRTVSQLIGEYPIFGICLGHQLFALASGADTEKLKFGHRGGNHPVKDLATNRCFITSQNHGYAVNEESIKGTDLEITHINNNDKTVEGLKHRIHPAFSVQYHPEASPGPEESSYLFDQFLKMIADHKLNHPAKPRQAELAASVKGALQHA
- a CDS encoding dihydroorotase, producing MLTIIANASVLDHQGNLEKKHILLQDGVIKSLVDAQVKLSDIQDGASDIIDAEGKLITPGFIDMHVHLREPGFEHKETIESGSRSAAKGGFTTIACMPNTRPVTDHPDVIKLILEKANQAGIVKVLPYAAITKNELGRELTDFAALKEAGAIGFTDDGVGVQNAQMMKDAMKIAAGLQMPVIAHCEDDSLVVGACVAEGEFAKKHGLKGIPNESEAIHVGRDILLAEATGVHYHVCHVSTEQSVRLIRQAKSIGIHVTAEVCPHHLVLSEEDIPGLDANWKMNPPLRSKRDVEACIEGLLDGTLDIIVTDHAPHSAEEKAKGMELAPFGIVGFETAFPLLYTKFVETGLWDLSFLVQRMTADPAKVFGLNSGLLEAGRPADLTMIDLDAEKSVDPEQFLSKGHNTPFAGWNLKGWPVKTWVDGKLVWSE
- a CDS encoding aspartate carbamoyltransferase catalytic subunit — protein: MMSTINLKDRSLLGLKDISRNEIGSILDRAAYWEAQEEKVTPILSSYFVANMFFENSTRTRFSFEMAEKRLGAQVLNFSAAASSVEKGESIYDTVRTLESMGIDAGVIRMKPDGVLQKLAETVKVPLINAGDGSNEHPTQALLDIYTMRKKFGELKGLKVSIIGDIRHSRVARSNLWALQKFGAHVNFCAPESMAAPELAQYAPYVTMDEAMHSDVVMMLRVQLERHATGLLKSAENYREQYGLTEARAAKLSKDTIIMHPAPVNRNVEIDDAVVESAQSMIFPQMSNGVPIRMAVMERAIRG